The genomic region AGGCCACCCGCGCGCTGCGCAAGTCCAGCGCGTCGATGGGCATCGTGGTGCTGACCATGTACGCGGGCGACGACCAGCTCTTCGGCGCCCTGGAGGCCGGCGCGAGCGCGTTCGTGCCGAAGACCGCCCCGGCCGACGAGGTGGTGGCCGCCGCGCGGCACGCCGCCTCCTCGCCCAGCGCGTTCACCGCCGCCGACCTGGCCGAGGCGATGAAGCGTCGGCTCGCCCCGTCCGGCCCGCAGCTCTCCCCCCGGGAGGGGCAGGTGCTGCGGCTGCTCGCCGACGGGATGAGCGTGGCGGGCATCGCGAAGCAGCTGTTCGTGAGCGAGTCCACCGCCAAGACGCACATCTCGAAGCTCTACGAGAAGCTCGGCGCCGCCAACCGGGCACAGGCGCTGATGACCGCGCTGCGGCTCGGCCTGCTCGAGGCGCCGGACGCCCCGAAGTTCTGACAGACGCCCGCTCGTCGAGCGGGACACGCGAGCGAAGGTCCGCGCCGGCTCCCCCCGGCGCGGACCTTCGCGTATCGACCGACGTCGGCGGGAATTCGGCGGCACGCTATGGTCTGGCGGGTACGTCGGGGGCAGAATACCCGCGCGGGCGACGACGCCCGTGTCGTGGACTCAAGGGGTTGAGCGCATGCAGCGGCCGGACTGGGCACCCGACACCATCGACATCGAGCGCCCGAGCGTCGCGCGGATGTACGACTACTACCTCGGCGGATCGCACAACTTCGCCGCCGACCGGGCCGCCGCGCAGGCGATGGTGGCCGCCGTCCCGGAGGCGCCGCTGATGGCGCAGGCCAACCGGGCGTTCCTGCGTCGGGCGGTCCACCACCTCGCCGAGGCCGGCGTCCGACAGTTCCTGGACATCGGCTCGGGCATTCCCACAGTCGGCAACGTGCACGAGATCGCCCAGCGCATCGACCCGGAGTCGCGTGTGGTCTATGTGGACGTCGACCCGGTCGCGGTGGCGCACAGCCGGGAGATCCTGGCCGGCAACGACCGCGCGGTGGTGGTGCAGGAGGACGTGCGGCGCCCGGAGGCGATCCTGGCCCACCCCGACGTCCGCAAGCTGCTCGACCTGAGCCAGCCGGTGGCCGTGATGATCGTGGCCGTCCTGCACTTCGTCTCCGACGACGACCGGCCGGCGGAG from Micromonospora lupini harbors:
- a CDS encoding response regulator transcription factor, coding for MTTSPTPATRTKVLLVDDHDLIRKGLRHAFERDRQFEVVGEAATAAEGVRQAGALQPDVVIMDLRLPDGSGLEATRALRKSSASMGIVVLTMYAGDDQLFGALEAGASAFVPKTAPADEVVAAARHAASSPSAFTAADLAEAMKRRLAPSGPQLSPREGQVLRLLADGMSVAGIAKQLFVSESTAKTHISKLYEKLGAANRAQALMTALRLGLLEAPDAPKF
- a CDS encoding SAM-dependent methyltransferase, yielding MQRPDWAPDTIDIERPSVARMYDYYLGGSHNFAADRAAAQAMVAAVPEAPLMAQANRAFLRRAVHHLAEAGVRQFLDIGSGIPTVGNVHEIAQRIDPESRVVYVDVDPVAVAHSREILAGNDRAVVVQEDVRRPEAILAHPDVRKLLDLSQPVAVMIVAVLHFVSDDDRPAELLRALRDALAPGSYLVLSQVSDDGRSGDERAEAERVYQRTDSPLWIRNRAELTALFDGFALVDPGVVWVPQWRPDTPESAEDAERAAFMGGVGRLGD